Proteins encoded in a region of the Phoenix dactylifera cultivar Barhee BC4 chromosome 3, palm_55x_up_171113_PBpolish2nd_filt_p, whole genome shotgun sequence genome:
- the LOC108511120 gene encoding mitochondrial import inner membrane translocase subunit TIM23-2-like: MAYFNSPYTPSSSSDDEHRRTYHLFNPYESVQHASAMPVHQFIYDLPSSPELLFAEEAALQGRTWGHRLGLYTGTAYLAGAALGAARGSAAGLREADPGESLKLRVNRVLNSSGQAGRRLGNSLGVLGLIFAGLESGISTWTGNDGVLSTVAAAVSTGAVYKAAAGPRSAAIAGAIGGLAAGFAVVGKQAVKRYVPI, from the coding sequence ATGGCGTATTTTAACTCCCCTTAcaccccctcctcttcctctgacGACGAGCACCGGAGGACCTACCATCTCTTCAACCCATATGAATCCGTCCAGCACGCTTCCGCCATGCCCGTCCACCAGTTCATCTACGACCTCCCCAGCTCCCCGGAGCTCCTCTTCGCCGAGGAGGCTGCCCTCCAGGGCCGCACCTGGGGCCACAGACTCGGATTATACACCGGGACGGCGTACCTCGCCGGCGCTGCCCTCGGGGCCGCCCGGGGCTCCGCCGCCGGCCTCCGCGAGGCCGATCCCGGCGAGTCGCTGAAGCTCCGGGTCAACCGGGTCCTCAACTCCTCTGGACAGGCCGGGCGGCGGCTGGGGAACTCCCTGGGGGTCCTTGGCCTCATCTTCGCCGGGCTGGAGAGCGGGATCAGCACCTGGACGGGGAACGACGGGGTCCTGAGCACCGTGGCCGCGGCGGTGAGCACGGGGGCGGTGTACAAGGCCGCGGCGGGGCCGAGGTCGGCGGCCATCGCCGGGGCGATCGGAGGGCTGGCGGCGGGTTTCGCTGTCGTAGGGAAGCAGGCGGTCAAGAGATACGTTCCCATCTAA